The Acidobacteriota bacterium genomic sequence ACGACGAAATTGCCAAGCGCGTCGCCAAAGAAGGCGTCAAATTGAGCCGCCGCACGGTTGCCAAATATCGCGACCAGATGAATATTCCCGGCTCGCGCGAACGTCGGTCAATTGTCTGAGTTTTTCGTCTTTCCTTGTTCTTTGACCGCCTCTCAATCAGCGAGGAGTAAGCATGTTGCAGAATTGAGTTGTTGAAAATCGCTGCCTACTGCCTACTGCCTGCCATCTACTTCAAAGAAAGGAGCATATGCTGTTATGGAATTTGAATTCACAGGTCGTCATATTGAAGTAACTCCTGCAATTGAGAAACTGGCACAAAAAGAGTTGCAAAAACTTAATAAAGTTCTGGATTCCGCGCCCATGCGGACGCACATCATCCTGTCATCCGAAAAACATCGCAAACGCGCCGAGATTGTTATACGTTGGCGTGATACGGTCTTTACCGGGATTGCCGAAAATAACGATGTCAAGCAATCTATCATCCTCGCGGCAACCAAAGTTACAAAACAAATTTTCAAGGTCAAAGAAAAATTTCAGTCCGCAAAACGCAATCGTCAACCGGTTAAAGAAGTCGCCCCCGTGCCCGGTGGCATTATCGAAGCCGCACCACCTGCGCCACGCATCATTCCGGCGCGTCGCTATAAAGTGAAACCCATGACTCCCGAAGAGGCGGCTTTGCTGGTCGCCGATTCTGAAGATTTATTTATCGTCTTTCGCGATGCCGAAACCAACAAGGTCGGCGTCCTCTACAAACGCACAGATGGCAACTTCGGTTTGATTGAACCTTAACGCGGTAGCCAGTAGCCGGTAGCCGGTAGTCAGTCGTAATGGCGAATAACCGGCTTCCGACCACCGACTGCCGACTACTGATTTATGGCTGTTTCCGTTGTCATTATTACCGGGATGAGTGGCGCAGGGATGTCTTCTGCGCTCAAAGTGTTTGAAGATTTAGGCTATTTCGCGGTTGATAATCTTCCGGTGCAACTCATTCCCACATTCGTCCGCCTGTGTGATGAATCCATGGAAATCAACCGCACAGCTTTTGTCGTTGATGTGCGGTCGCGCGATTTGGTTAATCTCTTTCCGCAAATTCATCAGGAGTTACTCGCCAAAGACGTTGATGTCACGGTGGTGTTTCTGGAAGCCGATACTGATGTCTTGCTCAGGCGTTACAGCGAAACCCGCCGACCGCATCCGCTGCCGGAAGGCACGGTTTCTGCCGCAACCGAACAGGAGCGCGAAATGCTCGCGGAAATTCGCACTCTTGCCGATGTGATTATTGATACGTCGGAACATACCGTGCACACCTTGCGCGATGTCATCAAAGAGCGGTTTGCCGAAAAAGGTCAGGCAAAAGATTTGAGCGTCACCATCGCCTCATTCGGATTCCGCCACGGCATTCCGCGTAGTTCCGACATGATTTTCGATGTCCGGTTTTTGCCAAATCCGCATTTCATCCCTGAACTCAGAGCCTATACCGGGCGTGATGCGCCGGTGATTGAATATCTGGAAAACGAATCCGAAGTCGAAGAGGCGATTTATCGTTTCGTTGATTTACTGGCGTATCTATTGCCGCGTTATCAACGCGAAGGCAAAAGTTATTTGACCATTGGCATCGGTTGTACAGGCGGGCGGCATCGTTCGGTGATGATTGCTGAAGCTTTGCATAAACAATTGAATGCACGCGGTTATAAAACCCGTGTGATGCATCGCGATATTGATAAAGACCAGCAACGATATAAAGCATGAAAGGAGCTAGGATTCAGGATACAGGATACAGGATTCAGGGAGAAGAAACGATGAAGGCTGAACGATGAACAACTACAAAACGCTTTCGGTTCATCGTTCAGCCTTCCTACTTCATACTTTCCTTTCCCTGAATCCTGTATCCTGGCTCCTGTATCCTGAAAGCTGATGATTGGCGGAGTGATCGTAACCCACGGACAACTGGCTAACGAACTGGTGTTGGCTGCCGAAACCATCGTTGGCGAAATTCATCACATTAAAGCCGTGTCCATCGGCTGGCACGACGATGTAGACATTGCCCGCGAAGAAATCGAACGCGCCATCAATCAGGTCAATAGCGGCGCGGGCGTGTTGCTACTAACAGATGTTTTCGGCGGCACGCCGACCAATCTTGCCGCCAGTTTCCTCGATGATTTGCCGGTTGAAGTCGTCACCGGCGTCAATCTGCCGATGGTCATTAAACTCGCAACCCAGGACGCGGATTTAAAACTGAGCGACCTCGCGCATCTGGTGCGCGACGAGGGACAAAAGCAAATCTATTTAGCAAGCGACATCCTCTCCCCGCGAAAAAAATAAATGTAGTTGCCGATAGGTAAACAAATTTCATTATCTGCGACACGCCAAAGACGGTGCATTTTGTTAAAGACTCAAACATGAGCGAAACCGATAACTTGCAATCCCTGAGCAACAATCCGCAATCCGCAATCCGCAATCCGCAATTGAACGGTTCGCAATCCGCAAGTGAAGCGTCTGCTATTCTCGAAATCAAAAATCTGCGAGTCTACTTTCATACCGAAGATGGAATTTTAAAAGCCGTTGATGGGGTGAATCTGCAAATGCGCGCAGGTGAAACTTTGGGACTGGTTGGCGAATCGGGTTGCGGCAAATCGGTCACGGCATTTTCGATTCTGCAATTGCTGCCCGTGCCGCCCGCCAAATACGAAGGCGGCGAGATACGTTTTCAAGGCGAAAATTTACTCGCGAAAAATGAAAAAGAATTGCGACGGGTGCGCGGCAATCTGATTTCCATGATTTTTCAAGAGCCGATGTCGTCGCTCAATCCCATCATGTCCATCGGCAAACAAATCACCGAAGCCATCATTGAGCATCAGAAAACGTCGGAAGCTGAAGCGCGGCGCCTGGCGGTTGAAATGCTCAGGCGCGTCGGCATCCCTTCGCCGGAAACCCGATTTGATGAATACCCGCACCAGATGTCGGGCGGCATGAAACAGCGCGCCATGATCGCGATGGCATTGGTTTGTAAACCGCAATTGCTGATTGCCGATGAACCGACCACGGCGCTCGATGTGACGATTCAAGCGCAAATCCTTGAACTTTTAAGAGAACTGCAAGGCGAATTCAATATGGCGGTTTTGCTCATCACTCATGATTTGGGTGTGGTTGCCGAAACCTGTGATAATGTCGCGGTGATGTATGCGGGCAAGATTGTCGAATACGCCAGCGTCAATGATTTGTTCGAGCGCCCGAAACATCCGTACACAC encodes the following:
- the raiA gene encoding ribosome-associated translation inhibitor RaiA — its product is MEFEFTGRHIEVTPAIEKLAQKELQKLNKVLDSAPMRTHIILSSEKHRKRAEIVIRWRDTVFTGIAENNDVKQSIILAATKVTKQIFKVKEKFQSAKRNRQPVKEVAPVPGGIIEAAPPAPRIIPARRYKVKPMTPEEAALLVADSEDLFIVFRDAETNKVGVLYKRTDGNFGLIEP
- the rapZ gene encoding RNase adapter RapZ; this encodes MAVSVVIITGMSGAGMSSALKVFEDLGYFAVDNLPVQLIPTFVRLCDESMEINRTAFVVDVRSRDLVNLFPQIHQELLAKDVDVTVVFLEADTDVLLRRYSETRRPHPLPEGTVSAATEQEREMLAEIRTLADVIIDTSEHTVHTLRDVIKERFAEKGQAKDLSVTIASFGFRHGIPRSSDMIFDVRFLPNPHFIPELRAYTGRDAPVIEYLENESEVEEAIYRFVDLLAYLLPRYQREGKSYLTIGIGCTGGRHRSVMIAEALHKQLNARGYKTRVMHRDIDKDQQRYKA
- a CDS encoding PTS sugar transporter subunit IIA — its product is MIGGVIVTHGQLANELVLAAETIVGEIHHIKAVSIGWHDDVDIAREEIERAINQVNSGAGVLLLTDVFGGTPTNLAASFLDDLPVEVVTGVNLPMVIKLATQDADLKLSDLAHLVRDEGQKQIYLASDILSPRKK
- a CDS encoding ABC transporter ATP-binding protein, producing MSETDNLQSLSNNPQSAIRNPQLNGSQSASEASAILEIKNLRVYFHTEDGILKAVDGVNLQMRAGETLGLVGESGCGKSVTAFSILQLLPVPPAKYEGGEIRFQGENLLAKNEKELRRVRGNLISMIFQEPMSSLNPIMSIGKQITEAIIEHQKTSEAEARRLAVEMLRRVGIPSPETRFDEYPHQMSGGMKQRAMIAMALVCKPQLLIADEPTTALDVTIQAQILELLRELQGEFNMAVLLITHDLGVVAETCDNVAVMYAGKIVEYASVNDLFERPKHPYTHGLFRSLPSIAEKKATLDVIPGAVPSPLDFPTGCRFRNRCPLAQDECKTEPALRELAPQHVVACHFAE